From Paralcaligenes sp. KSB-10:
CCAGCGCCAAACGCGACCGCCCGCTCAATGTGGTGATGATCGTCGAAGAAAGCCTGGGCGCTCAATACATTGGCAATCTGGGCGGCGCCAATCTCACCCCCGAACTCGACAAGCTGGCGCAACAGGGCTGGAATTTCAGTCGCGCCTACGCCACGGGAACACGCTCGGTGCGCGGACTCGAGGCTGTGGTCGCCGGCTTTCCTCCCACCGTGTCCGATGCCGCCCTGCGCCTGCCGGGCGCCCAGGGCAATTTCTTCACACTGGCCCAAGTACTCAAGCAGCGGGGCTACCGGTCACGGTTCATTTATGGCGGAGAAGCGCATTTCGACAATATGAAAAGCTTCTTTTTCGGCAATGGCTTCGACGACCTGTACGATCGCGCCACATTCAAGAACCCGGCCTTCGTCGGCACGTGGGGCGCGTCCGATGAAGATATGTTCAAACAACTGGATCAGTTGCTCAGCAATCCGCCCGATCAGCCTACTTTTACACTGGCTTTTTCAGTCACCAACCACTCGCCCTGGGAGTATCCCAGTGGCCGTATCGAACCCGACGGCGACCCGGCAACGGTCGAAAATACCGTGCGCTACGCCGATTGGGCCATAGGCCGGTTCTTCGAAAAAGCCAAACGCTCGGCCTATTGGGAAAATACGGTTTTCCTGCTTGTGGCCGACCACGATTCGCGCGTGTTCGGCGCCAGCCTCGTGCCCCTGCGGCATTTCCACATCCCGGCCCTGATTCTGGGCGCCGATGTGCCCGCCCGGCGCGACGACCGGTTGATCAGCCAGATCGACCTGCCGCCTACCCTGCTGTCGCTCATGGGCCTGCGCACCGAGCACCCCATGATAGGGCACGACCTGACAGCGGCCGGCGGCGGCCGCGCCATGATGCAATACAGCGACAACTACGGCTACCTGAAAGGCGACGCCCTGCTGGTGCTGGAACCGCATCGCGAACCTTTGCAATACCGCTATACTGCCCCCGAGACCTACACCCCCATGGCGGTCGACCCCGATCTTGCGCGCGAAGCGCTGGCTCATGTGCTGTGGCCTGCCTGGATGTATAGACATCAGCGCTACACGCTGCCGCATTTACGGTCAAAAATATAAACAAAGTATCAATACAACAAGCGCTTATTTGTTGGAAATTCAAGCTACTTTAATTTACGGAATTCGTCCTAAAAACGATTATTCGATATAAATAATAACAAATCATACAATAATCATAATCTTTTAATATGGCTGCTACTTCCTTGATTTCTATCATAAAACATAGGTCTGGCAACACCAATACCAAAAAAAATATTTGGTAAACATCTCGTTTTTAATGTTAGTATTTGTGAGTTAATTTCCTGCTGTAGCACCAAGGATCAGGCAACGTGCCGATTAATTCATCCGAGCGCACCTTAGGTTTAGACCCTGTAGGGCCTCAGCGGCCCGCGGGAGAAAATCCTCGCGAGGGTGAAAAATTCTCGGAAGTACAAGCGCAAATTGACCGCCTCACCGATATCCACACCGATGGCGCAGTAAATTGGGATAAAGTAGCCTCGCTGACGAGTCAGATACTGCGCGAAGAAGGCAAGGATTTATCGGCGGCAATCTGGCTTCTGGCAGCCTGGATGCATTTATACGGATCCATCGGCCTAGCCGGCGGTGTACATGTCCTGAACGACTTGGTACACACATACTGGGAAGAAATGTCCCCCCCTCCCGCTCGCTTGCGCGGGCGCCGCAACCAGATGCAATGGCTGCTGGACCACCTGGGCGAGTACCTTCAAGGCGAACTCGAGGCTTTGCCGGACAAAGTTCATGCCGAATTGCTGGCAGACTGGGAGGCACTGGACGCCGCCTGGCAATCTCACGACACCGAGGCGCCGGCGTTTTACGGCCTGCGCCGGGCTCTGAGCGCGGTACCGATCGAAAATACAGCCGCCGGCGCAGCGGCCCCCGAACCTTCCCCCTCGTCGATATCGGCCGAGCCCACCAACGGGCCTGCCGGCGCACCCTCCAATACGAATTCCCCGGCGGCGCCCTCTCCCGCATTGCTTCCCACATCCGTGCCGGCCTCAGGCGCCGACCCCGAAACCGTCATCGACAGCGCCCTGACCAATCTGCGGCCGCTGATCGAATGGTGCCTCAACGACCACATTACTCTACCCTTGCTATTCCGCCTGAATCGCATCTGTGCCTGGGCCTCGCTGGACACAATCCCTCCCAATACAGGCGGTACCACCCGGATACCACCACCGCCCGATCAGATGACCACCGGCTTGGCGCAGGTCGAGCAAGGCACGGAAGCCCAGGCAGTCGTGCATTTCGTCGAGGCGCGCCTGATCAACCAGCGTTACTGGCTCGATCTGAATCGAGCCGCCCATGCCGCGCTAAGCCGGATGGGCGCCAGCGAAGCGGCAGCCACTGTCGCATTCGAAACAACGCGGCTAATTGCCCGCCTCCCCGAACTGGCTACCTTATCCTTTAGCGACGGTCGTCCGTTCGCCGACGCGGCAACGCGCATCTGGCTCAATACGCTGACCAACACGCGCCCTGCTCAGAATGGCGCCGACAGCGACGCCCTGAACGACTTGACGGAAAAAGCCGATGCCGACGCCGCCGCGGGCAAGCTGGAAGCCGCGCTGGATTCGCTGCAATCCGCCATAGATCAAACCAATAGCACGCGGGACGCCTTTCGCCTCAGGGTAGCCCAGTGCGATTTGCTCCACCGATTCGATTCGCGCGCCGATCTGCGTCCCTTGCTGGCGCCACTAATCGATGTACTCGATGTCTACCAGCTGTCTCGCTGGGAGCCGGACCTTGCCCGGCAAACCCTGGAGCTGGCAGCAGCCGTCGAGCGGCGCCACGGCGCCGAACCCAGCCAGCCGCCTGCGCCGATGCTGACGCGTCTGGCCGGACTGGATTGTCATGCAGCCTGGAGACTTTCACAGGCACCTACATCCTGAATATTTAAGGAGAACACTGATGGCCACCGACGGATCTGTTGCACCAAAAGAACGAGTAAATATTGTCTACAAGCCCGCAACCGGCGACGCAAAGGAAGATGTCGAACTTCCTTTGAAGCAATTGGTGGTCGGTGATTTCACGCTTAAGGAATCCACGGTTCCGCTGGACGAGCGCAAGCCCATTCAGGTCGACAAGGACAACTTCAACGAGGTCTTGAAAGCCCAGGGACTGAACTTGACCATGTCCGTACCCAATCGCCTGGCCGATGGCGAAACAGACGAAAACCTGGCCGTCAATCTCGAATTCAAGGGAATTCGTGATTTCGAACCCGATTCGCTCGTGGAGCAAGTCCCTGAACTCAAGCAATTGATTCAACTGCGCGACGCGCTCAAGGCGCTGAAGGGTCCGCTTGGCAATCTGCCGGCTTTCCGCAAGCAGATCCAAGAGTTGGTTCATGACGAAGGCACGCGCGAACGCTTGCTATCCGAGCTCGGCGCCCAAGAACAGGCCCCGGCCCCCAAGAAATAAGGAGCACATTTATGAGTCAGGATTCACCACAACAACAACCCGCCGAGGGCGCGGCTGCCCAGGCCGGCGGCTCCCTGATCGACCAACTCATCGAGACGACCCGCGTCAAGCCCGGTGATGAAGCGTACTCGATTACCCGCCAGGGCCTTGAAGCCTTTGTCGCGGAACTGCTGGAGCCCAGCCGCTCGCAGGAAAAAGTAAGCCAGGGCCTTATCGACGACATGATTTCGGCACTGGACCGGAAGCTGTGCCGCCAGGTCGACGAAATCATGCATCAGGCCGATTTCCAGAAACTGGAATCGTCGTGGCGTTCGCTGAAATTTCTGGTCGACCGCACAGATTTTCGCGAGAACAACAAAATTGAAATCCTGAACGTATCAAAAGAGGATCTGCTGGCCGACTTCGAAGATGCGCCCGACATCACTCGCTCGGGCCTGTACAAAGCGGTCTATACGGCGGAATACGGCCAATTCGGCGGCCAGCCATTTGGCACCATCATAGGCAATTACGATTTCGGCCCCGGCGGCCAGGACATCAAGTTGCTGCAATCGGTGGCCAGCGTCGCTGCCATGGCGCACACGCCATTCATCGCGTCGGCGGGCCCGCAGTTCTTCGGCCTGGATTCCTATTCGGGGCTGCCCAACCTGAAAGACCTGGCGGCCGTGTTCGAAGGCCCACAGTTCATCAAATGGAACGCCTTCCGGCAATCGGAAGATTCACGTTTTGTCGGCCTGACCCTGCCGCACTTCCTGCTGCGCGTGCCCTATGGCGACGAAACCGTGCCGACAAAGAAATTCCGCTACAACGAGGACGTTTCCAACGGCAATAAGAATTTTCTCTGGGGCAACGCATCGTTGGCATTTGCCAGCCGCCTGTCGGAAAGTTTCGCGCAGTTTCGCTGGTGCGCCAACATCATCGGCCCACAGGGCGGCGGCACGGTAGGCGACCTGCCTGTCTACAACTACGAGGCAATGGGCGAAACCCAGGTCAAGATTCCCACCGAAGTGCTGATCTCCGAACGGCGCGAGTACGAACTGGCCGAGCAGGGTTTCATAGCGCTGACCATGCGCAAGAACACCGACAACGCCGCTTTCTTCTCCGCCAACTCCTGCCAGAAGCCCAAGTTCTTCGGCAACAGCAAGGAAGGCAAGGAAGCCGAACTGAATTACAAGCTGGGCTCGCAGCTTCCCTATATTTTCATCGTGAGCCGCCTGGCGCATTACATCAAGGTAATCCAGCGCGAGAACATCGGCACATGGAAAGAACGCACCGACCTGGAAACAGAGCTGAACAACTGGATACGCCAGTATGTCGCAGACATGGACAATCCATCGCCAGGCGTACGTAGCCGGCGCCCCCTGCGGCAAGCGGAAATTACCGTGTCGGACGTCGAAGGAGACCCAGGCTGGTACCGGGTCAGCATGAAAGTGCGCCCTCATTTCAAGTACATGGGCGCATCGTTCACTTTGTCCCTGGTAGGCAAACTCGACAAGAGCTAGCCCGCTATTTCCGACAAACATGCAAAACACCTGGCTGTTCCACAACTGACAACAAGGAGTATTTATTATGGCAATGCCGTGCTACCTTAGCCTGCAAGGCAACAATCAAGGAAAGATCGAAGGTTCGTGTGAAGTAAGCGGCCATCAGGGAAAAATCCTGATACAAGCGATCGAGCACAAGATCGAACTGCCCAAAAGCCCGCAAACCGGCCTCCCGACCGGGAAACGCCAGCATTTGGGCATTACCCTGACCAAAGAAATCGATAAATCTTCGCCGAAAATTTATCAGGCCTTGTGCTCGGGCGAGCAAATGAAAACCGCCCAGCTCGAATTCTTCCGCATCAGCCCTAAAGGCACCGAAGAAAAGTATTACACCATCGAGCTGACGAATGCCGTTTTCGTATCGACCCGGCTGTGGGTGTCGAACTGCCTGTTACCCGATAACAGTCAGCTCGGGCACATGGAAGACATCAGCCTGACCTACGAAAAAATCGTCTGGACATGGGTTCCCGACGGCATCGAGGCCGAAGATTCATGGCTGGCGCCCAAGTAATACCCCAAAGACCGGCGAGCCACCCACTCGCCGATTTTTAGTGGTTTCTTATGCAAGAGCAGCGCCTCCTCGAACGCATCGCCAGTTTCAACGCTGGGGGGGGCAGGTCGCACATGACGCGCGCCGAAATCCTGGTGGACTCCATTTTGAGCCACCTGAGGCGCATTCTGAACACCCGCCAGGGCAGCGTTCCCATCGATCCCGAATTCGGCGTACCCGACTTCACCAATCTGGCAGGTTCGTTCAGCGTCGGTACCACAAGCCAGATCAGCGACGACATGACACGCATGATCGAGCGGTACGAACCCAGGCTGAAAAAGCCCCTGATTGAATTCATTGAAATCCAGGACAGCGTGCTTACCCTGGCTTTTTCCATAACAGGGCTGATCGAGGTCGACAATCTGGATATTCCCATCCGGCTGTCTACCCAGGTATTGCCCAACGGCAAAGTATCACTAAGGAAATCCTGAGGCATGCTCAACCGGTATTACGAACAGGAACTCGGACATCTACGCGGACTCGCCACAGAATTTGCGGCGCGCAATCCGGCGTTGGCCCCCATGCTGGGAGCCAACAGCGCCGGCGACCCCGATGTCGAACGCCTGCTCGAAGGGGTTGCATTCCTGACCAGCCTCATGCGGCGGCGGCTGGACGACGATTTTCCCGAATTCATCCAGACCCTGGCGCAGCTGCTTTTTCCGCACACCCTGCGCCCCTTGCCGTGCATGACCATCATGCAATATGAGCCTCGTGCGGCGCTCGAAGGCCCTGTGCTCATACCTGCCGGCACGGAATTCGCCTCGGTGCCGGTAGATGGTTTACGCACCCTGTTCCGTGCGTCGTTCCCGGTTACCGTGGAGCCGCTGGAACTGCTTGCGGCCCGCTGGGAAGGCGGAGGCACCCAGGCCCGTTCGCTGCGGCTGGAATTCAACTTCACAGGCGTTGCGCCCAAGGACTGGAAGGGCGAGAGGCTGCGCCTGTTCCTGGGCGATAGCCAGGCCGACGCGGCACGCCTCTTTCTGCTGCTGCAAAGATATGTGCGCGAAGTGCGCGTCGGCACGGAAGGCGGCCCGCTCACGATACTGCCGGCTTCCTCCATAGAAGCCGCCGGCTTGCGCCCGGATCTTGAGCTTCTGCCCTGGCCCGCCGGCGCACATCCTGCGTGGCGGGTACTGTACGAATACTTTGCGCTGCCTGAAAAACTGCTGTTTCTGGACATCACCGGCTTCCCCCGATGGCAGTCGCGCGGCCCAGGCACCCGGTTCTCGGTGCAATTCGTGTTCAATCAAATACCCGACTGGGCGCCCAACATCGGCGAATCGAGCTTCATACTGAACGCCACTCCGGCCGTCAATCTGTTTACCCAAGACGCGCATCCCATCCGGGTGGACCACCGCCAACCCGAGTACCGCATTCACCCCACCGATCGAAACGGCAGCACCGAAGGCATATTTTCCGTGGATCAGGTACGTGCGCGAATGGCGGACGGCACCGAATACGAATGCCACCCATTTTCTGCCTTCGCCGAAGGCGACGAGGCCTCCTACAATCTGCGCATTCACCCCTCGGCGCTGACACAGGACTACGACCATTACTTAAGCCTGCCCTATGCCAAGGGCACTACGCCCGAAACCCAGACACTGTCCATACGCGTGACCTGCACCCACGGCAATCTGCCCGAAAGCCTGCGCCTGGGCGATATCTGCGAACCTACCGACAACTCGCCCGCCCGCATCGGCTTTCGCAATATTCTCGGGGTCACGGCACACTCCCCGCCCGTCGTCGACAACGCGCTGCTGTGGCGTGTGCTGTCGCATCTGAATGCCAATCATCTGGCGCTGGCCAAGGAAGGGCGGCTACGCGATCTGCTGGCGCTTTATGTACCTCCCCGCCAGTTCGACGCGCATCGCCACGCAGCCGCCCAGCGCAGCCTTGAATCAATTGAAAATGTCCAGGTCGACACACGCCGCCGAATTGTGCGCGGCATGCCCGTCGAAGGCAGCGAGGTGCGCATCGAATGCCGCGGCGACCATTTCCCGGGCCCCGGCAACCTGTTCCTGTTCGGCACCGTGCTCGACGAATTCCTGGCGGGCACCACTGCACTCAATACCTTCAGCGCATTGACGCTGGTGGACACTGTTAACGGAGAAACTCTGACATGGCCAGCGAAGATCGGCCGCGCGCGCCTGCTGTAGCCGGGCCAACGCCCGATACACTGCTGACGGAAGGACACCGCTACGCCTTTTTCCAGGCCTTGCGGCTGATCCGCCTGCGCACGCCGCACGACGAGGCCTTGACCGATAACGTCCGGGTGCGGCCTGCCGTGACCTTGTCATTTCCTGAAAGCGACATCGAAGCCATCAGGCTCGACGACTCGGGCAAATACAGCATCACTGCAAATTTCTTCGGCTTGTACGGGGTTACATCGCCCCTGCCGACGTTCTATACCGAAGACCTGATCGAGGAAAAGCTGCAGGGCAATTCCTCGATGCGCGATTTTCTCGACATTCTGCATGCCGAACTGTATCCCTTGCTGTTCCGCGCCTGGGAAAAGAACCGCCTGTGGCTGACGATAGGCGAACGTCACGACACAAACCGGCTCGACCAGCTGTTTGCCCTTGTAGGGCTATCCAGTTGTGGCCCTCAGCACCTGGCAGATGCGCGTTCCTTATTGCCTCATGCCGGCAATTTCAACCAGTTTCCGCGCTCGGCCCTGGGTTTGCAGGCCCTGGTTTCGGGCTTGCTGGATGGCTTGCCTGTGGACGTGGAGCCATGCGTAACCGAAACCGTCGCCATCCCCCTGCCGTCCCGCTGCCTGCTGGGCGAACAAGCCACCCAACTGGGCGAAGACATTCTGCTGGGCAAACAGATTACCCAACGATCGAGCAGCTTGATCGTGCATGTGGGACCCATTCCGCGCGCGCAGTTTCATGCCTTGCTGCCCGGCGCGCCATTGCACGAGCGCCTGGCGCGCAGCATCGCGCTTTATCTCCGAACACCGCTGCGCTGCGTGCTTGGCCTCAAAGTTCCGCCTTCGCAACGCGAAGGTGTCAGTCTTGGGGGAGGATGGCACCAGCTGGGCTGGGATACATGGCTGCCCGAACCGGATACGCGGCACCCCGGGCCGCACTATGACGAAATCTATCTGCCCATAGACACTGATTCATCCCGCTTTCACGAAAGGACCTTGCAATGATGCTGGTAGAACTGAAACCGCTATTCGGACGCCTCAACCCGGCTTGCACGGCGGCGCTGGAAGGTGCTGCGGGACTGACCCTGGCTCGCAACCATTACGAAATCAGCATCGAGCATATGTTGCGCCGCCTGCTGGACGATCCCTCGTGCGATGTATATAAAATTCTGGCCCGCTTCGAGATCGACCCATTGCGCCTGACCGCGCAAATCGACGACACCCTGGCCGGCCTCAAGAACGGCAATCCGGGGCGCCCCACATTTTCCGGCCTGCTGACCGAATGGGTGCAGGAATCGTGGCTGATTGCCTCCGTTACCCTGGGCGAAACCCGGGTGCGCAGCGGTGCCATGCTGCTGGCTCTGCTGGCACGGCTGAGCTATTACGGAGCGGGCACACGCTACGCGGACACCTTGCGCAATATATCGCGCGAAACATTGACCGCGGAATTCGACCAGATCGTCGACGGCTCGTCCGAAGTCTCCGCGCATAGCGACGCGCAGCCTGGCGCGGCAGGCGGACCCGCCGCCGGCGCAAGTCCGGGTGAAGCCGCCATCAACCGCTTCTGCGAAGATTTCACAGCCAAGGCGCGTTCCGGAAAAATCGATCCGGTATTCGGGCGCGATGACGAAATCCGCCAGATGATCGACATTCTGGCTCGACGCCGCAAGAACAATCCGATTTGCGTCGGCGAACCGGGCGTGGGAAAAACCGCCGTGGTGGAAGGGCTGGCCCTGGCCATCGTCAACAATGAAGTACCCGAATTCCTGCGCAACACACGCCTGCTCGGGCTGGACCTGGGTTTGCTGGAAGCCGGCGCCAGCGTCAAGGGCGAGTTCGAAAACCGCCTGCGCGGCGTCATCGATGAAATCAAGGGCTCGGCTCACCCCATCATTCTGTTTATCGACGAAGCGCATATGCTGATCGGTGCCGGCGGCCAGGCCGGTGGCTCGGATGCGGCGAATCTGCTCAAGCCCGCGCTGGCCCGCGGCGAACTGCGCACCATCGCGGCCACGACATGGTCCGAATACAAAAAATATTTCGAGAAAGACCCGGCATTGGCCCGCCGCTTCCAGGTCGTAAAACTGGACGAGCCGGACGTGGCCACTACCGTGCAGATTCTGCGGGGCCTGAAAGACCAGTATGAAACGGCGCACGGCGTGACCGTCCGCGATGACGCCATCGTGGCCGCCGCTGAGTTGTCCAGCCGCTACATTACCGGCCGCCTGCTGCCGGACAAGGCGGTCGACCTGCTCGATACCGCCACTGCCCGTGTGCGTATCGGGCTGGGCATGAAGCCGGCCGAGTTGGAAAAGCTGGAACGCAAGCTCGCCGGGCTGGAGCGCGAACGTGTCGCGCTGGTTCGCGACGCACGGTTCGGCCGCAACGATAACGACGAACGAATCGCTGCGCTTGAAGCGGAGCACGCCGCCGTGGATGAACAACGGCAAACGCTCGAAGCAAGCTGGCAGGCGGAAAAGGAAGCCGCGGAACGCGTGCTGGAATTGCGCCGCAAGCTGGGTGAAGTCGAGGCAGCGCAAGCCGGCCAGGCAGCCGAATCCGTCGCCATGCCTGCGCCCGAAGTTGCCGAGGCCGATGGCGTCCAAGCCGACGCCCCCCAGACAGAACCCTCTGCGCCGGCCGCAGACATAGCCTCCGTCAAGGCCGAACTTGAAGCGGCTCGGCAGGCCCTGGCCACACTTCAAGGCAATACGCCACGCGTATTCATAGAAACCGATCCCGATGCCGTGGCCAAGGTCGTCTCCGACTGGACTGGCGTGCCGCTGGGAAAAATGCAGCGCGATGCCGTGGACGGCATTCTGGCATTGGCGGGCCATGTCAAGGAGCGCATCAGAGGCCAGGATCACGCCGTCGATCAGATCACGGCCACCTTGAAGGCGGCACAATCGGGCTTGCGCGACCCGCAACAGCCGATGGGGGTGTTTCTGCTGGTGGGCCCGTCGGGCGTGGGGAAAACCGAAACAGCATTGGCTATCGCGGATCAATTGTTTGGCGGCGACCAGGCGCTGGTGGCCATCAACATGAGCGAATTTCAGGAAAAACATACTGTCAGCCGCCTGGTGGGGTCGCCTCCGGGTTATGTAGGCTACGGCGAGGGCGGTGTCCT
This genomic window contains:
- the tssE gene encoding type VI secretion system baseplate subunit TssE — translated: MQEQRLLERIASFNAGGGRSHMTRAEILVDSILSHLRRILNTRQGSVPIDPEFGVPDFTNLAGSFSVGTTSQISDDMTRMIERYEPRLKKPLIEFIEIQDSVLTLAFSITGLIEVDNLDIPIRLSTQVLPNGKVSLRKS
- the tssA gene encoding type VI secretion system protein TssA, with the translated sequence MPINSSERTLGLDPVGPQRPAGENPREGEKFSEVQAQIDRLTDIHTDGAVNWDKVASLTSQILREEGKDLSAAIWLLAAWMHLYGSIGLAGGVHVLNDLVHTYWEEMSPPPARLRGRRNQMQWLLDHLGEYLQGELEALPDKVHAELLADWEALDAAWQSHDTEAPAFYGLRRALSAVPIENTAAGAAAPEPSPSSISAEPTNGPAGAPSNTNSPAAPSPALLPTSVPASGADPETVIDSALTNLRPLIEWCLNDHITLPLLFRLNRICAWASLDTIPPNTGGTTRIPPPPDQMTTGLAQVEQGTEAQAVVHFVEARLINQRYWLDLNRAAHAALSRMGASEAAATVAFETTRLIARLPELATLSFSDGRPFADAATRIWLNTLTNTRPAQNGADSDALNDLTEKADADAAAGKLEAALDSLQSAIDQTNSTRDAFRLRVAQCDLLHRFDSRADLRPLLAPLIDVLDVYQLSRWEPDLARQTLELAAAVERRHGAEPSQPPAPMLTRLAGLDCHAAWRLSQAPTS
- a CDS encoding LTA synthase family protein, with product MREQIWIFIVSGFCLLTLSRCLLAAWQWQRVKQAGGLLPILKGGLRIDANQIAIIVGIPALLAPWIGHWPTAVTITGWWFQLAWFLLVLLEVSTPQFIYEYDTRPNRLYVEYLKHPQEVFGMLWKGYKIMIIGGLLALAAFLWMGHALFGHALPDTAMAWWLRPLFSLAAAAIIFLAIRGTLSHRPINPSTVAYCGDSMLNTLPLNSLYNVAYAIYSMKNERSAADVYGDLPPQDMNRIVNHCAGLGDTEQDIPSLHTQEPSAKRDRPLNVVMIVEESLGAQYIGNLGGANLTPELDKLAQQGWNFSRAYATGTRSVRGLEAVVAGFPPTVSDAALRLPGAQGNFFTLAQVLKQRGYRSRFIYGGEAHFDNMKSFFFGNGFDDLYDRATFKNPAFVGTWGASDEDMFKQLDQLLSNPPDQPTFTLAFSVTNHSPWEYPSGRIEPDGDPATVENTVRYADWAIGRFFEKAKRSAYWENTVFLLVADHDSRVFGASLVPLRHFHIPALILGADVPARRDDRLISQIDLPPTLLSLMGLRTEHPMIGHDLTAAGGGRAMMQYSDNYGYLKGDALLVLEPHREPLQYRYTAPETYTPMAVDPDLAREALAHVLWPAWMYRHQRYTLPHLRSKI
- the tssB gene encoding type VI secretion system contractile sheath small subunit → MATDGSVAPKERVNIVYKPATGDAKEDVELPLKQLVVGDFTLKESTVPLDERKPIQVDKDNFNEVLKAQGLNLTMSVPNRLADGETDENLAVNLEFKGIRDFEPDSLVEQVPELKQLIQLRDALKALKGPLGNLPAFRKQIQELVHDEGTRERLLSELGAQEQAPAPKK
- the tssH gene encoding type VI secretion system ATPase TssH gives rise to the protein MMLVELKPLFGRLNPACTAALEGAAGLTLARNHYEISIEHMLRRLLDDPSCDVYKILARFEIDPLRLTAQIDDTLAGLKNGNPGRPTFSGLLTEWVQESWLIASVTLGETRVRSGAMLLALLARLSYYGAGTRYADTLRNISRETLTAEFDQIVDGSSEVSAHSDAQPGAAGGPAAGASPGEAAINRFCEDFTAKARSGKIDPVFGRDDEIRQMIDILARRRKNNPICVGEPGVGKTAVVEGLALAIVNNEVPEFLRNTRLLGLDLGLLEAGASVKGEFENRLRGVIDEIKGSAHPIILFIDEAHMLIGAGGQAGGSDAANLLKPALARGELRTIAATTWSEYKKYFEKDPALARRFQVVKLDEPDVATTVQILRGLKDQYETAHGVTVRDDAIVAAAELSSRYITGRLLPDKAVDLLDTATARVRIGLGMKPAELEKLERKLAGLERERVALVRDARFGRNDNDERIAALEAEHAAVDEQRQTLEASWQAEKEAAERVLELRRKLGEVEAAQAGQAAESVAMPAPEVAEADGVQADAPQTEPSAPAADIASVKAELEAARQALATLQGNTPRVFIETDPDAVAKVVSDWTGVPLGKMQRDAVDGILALAGHVKERIRGQDHAVDQITATLKAAQSGLRDPQQPMGVFLLVGPSGVGKTETALAIADQLFGGDQALVAINMSEFQEKHTVSRLVGSPPGYVGYGEGGVLTEAVRKRPYSVVLLDEVEKAHLDVVNIFYQVFDKGTLADGEGRIIDFSNTVVFLTSNLATDEITTLSRDGRPDPDTLINAIHPVLARHFKPALLARMNVVPYYTLPPSELAGIVSLKLSRLTQRLAAANRIRLDFDPTVAETIAARCTEVDSGARNIDFILRKSLTPQLSNAVLGALAEGRKLTGLHVSPGQADDWQIAMTED
- a CDS encoding Hcp family type VI secretion system effector, which codes for MAMPCYLSLQGNNQGKIEGSCEVSGHQGKILIQAIEHKIELPKSPQTGLPTGKRQHLGITLTKEIDKSSPKIYQALCSGEQMKTAQLEFFRISPKGTEEKYYTIELTNAVFVSTRLWVSNCLLPDNSQLGHMEDISLTYEKIVWTWVPDGIEAEDSWLAPK
- the tssG gene encoding type VI secretion system baseplate subunit TssG gives rise to the protein MASEDRPRAPAVAGPTPDTLLTEGHRYAFFQALRLIRLRTPHDEALTDNVRVRPAVTLSFPESDIEAIRLDDSGKYSITANFFGLYGVTSPLPTFYTEDLIEEKLQGNSSMRDFLDILHAELYPLLFRAWEKNRLWLTIGERHDTNRLDQLFALVGLSSCGPQHLADARSLLPHAGNFNQFPRSALGLQALVSGLLDGLPVDVEPCVTETVAIPLPSRCLLGEQATQLGEDILLGKQITQRSSSLIVHVGPIPRAQFHALLPGAPLHERLARSIALYLRTPLRCVLGLKVPPSQREGVSLGGGWHQLGWDTWLPEPDTRHPGPHYDEIYLPIDTDSSRFHERTLQ
- the tssF gene encoding type VI secretion system baseplate subunit TssF, which encodes MLNRYYEQELGHLRGLATEFAARNPALAPMLGANSAGDPDVERLLEGVAFLTSLMRRRLDDDFPEFIQTLAQLLFPHTLRPLPCMTIMQYEPRAALEGPVLIPAGTEFASVPVDGLRTLFRASFPVTVEPLELLAARWEGGGTQARSLRLEFNFTGVAPKDWKGERLRLFLGDSQADAARLFLLLQRYVREVRVGTEGGPLTILPASSIEAAGLRPDLELLPWPAGAHPAWRVLYEYFALPEKLLFLDITGFPRWQSRGPGTRFSVQFVFNQIPDWAPNIGESSFILNATPAVNLFTQDAHPIRVDHRQPEYRIHPTDRNGSTEGIFSVDQVRARMADGTEYECHPFSAFAEGDEASYNLRIHPSALTQDYDHYLSLPYAKGTTPETQTLSIRVTCTHGNLPESLRLGDICEPTDNSPARIGFRNILGVTAHSPPVVDNALLWRVLSHLNANHLALAKEGRLRDLLALYVPPRQFDAHRHAAAQRSLESIENVQVDTRRRIVRGMPVEGSEVRIECRGDHFPGPGNLFLFGTVLDEFLAGTTALNTFSALTLVDTVNGETLTWPAKIGRARLL
- the tssC gene encoding type VI secretion system contractile sheath large subunit yields the protein MSQDSPQQQPAEGAAAQAGGSLIDQLIETTRVKPGDEAYSITRQGLEAFVAELLEPSRSQEKVSQGLIDDMISALDRKLCRQVDEIMHQADFQKLESSWRSLKFLVDRTDFRENNKIEILNVSKEDLLADFEDAPDITRSGLYKAVYTAEYGQFGGQPFGTIIGNYDFGPGGQDIKLLQSVASVAAMAHTPFIASAGPQFFGLDSYSGLPNLKDLAAVFEGPQFIKWNAFRQSEDSRFVGLTLPHFLLRVPYGDETVPTKKFRYNEDVSNGNKNFLWGNASLAFASRLSESFAQFRWCANIIGPQGGGTVGDLPVYNYEAMGETQVKIPTEVLISERREYELAEQGFIALTMRKNTDNAAFFSANSCQKPKFFGNSKEGKEAELNYKLGSQLPYIFIVSRLAHYIKVIQRENIGTWKERTDLETELNNWIRQYVADMDNPSPGVRSRRPLRQAEITVSDVEGDPGWYRVSMKVRPHFKYMGASFTLSLVGKLDKS